In the Populus nigra chromosome 2, ddPopNigr1.1, whole genome shotgun sequence genome, TTAcaattctccttttattttgatttggggCGTTAGGTGTGACATAAGACACCCTACCATAATTTCTTGTGCCTAGGTGTCACCTTTAATGCCTAGCCTTTTTGGAAATAAATATGCcttttaagttattaatttcaatGCATGAAAGTTGACTTTAGAataccatatttttaaaataataataaaatacttattGGTATTCGAAAACACTTgcattttatctcttttattctttaaaataaaaagatgatgtttgtgtttaataaaatgaattgaaaaatatataaactgatatatcattaaaaaaaaatattaatactaataaaaaaattaagtgaaagGTTAATCTTCTTTGTAAGAAGTAAAAAATGAAaggctttttgattttttttaatttaattacatcacaattaaaatggattttcattaaaaataaagtgatttagattttgtaaacGAGTCTTGATTGTGTCTAATATgttggttttatttaaattagatgataaaaaataaataactatagTAAAcggataaaaacaaaagtgatcacaataacttgaaaaaaaaactttaaaaatgataaaattggataaaataaaagggaaccTAGCCAAAGTCAACCTAGGTTAGCATGATGCACATATAACCGAGTAATAAGAGGCAAGCCAGATTGAATTAACTAGTAAAATTCACGATTCAAGTCATGAAAATAAGATaactctatataaaaaaatcaaagaaatcacaaaaccaattttatatatatatatatatatatatatatatatatatatataaactaatgttagacaataaaataaaataaaaataagtaaaaaaattgtcaattcaagttaactttttaaactcatAACTATGAAAAACATCGAGtaatgaaattgtgaaaaataattaattataaaaaagaattcaaaacaaaaatagcaaCTAAAGAGTGaagacaaaaattaaaatgaaaaacaagttagAGGGTAgatagaaattttttattaaagggtgaaattgaaaagaaaaataattttaacaaaatgacaaaaaaaccaaaacaatgagaactaaagtgaaaaaactaatatatcataaatttgaatcaaatgataaaattaaaaaccaatcaattttttacaaaaagtcaagaaaaaaaagagagaaccaaagttaaaaaaacaatacatgacAAGttgggattaaaataaaattaaaaaaaaatcaaaactttacaaAAGAgctaagaacaaaaaattagcAATCAATAGAGCACTGAccaaatccaaagaaaaaataaattaagaggcTACTTTGTAAATTTAGAATGTTATGcacaaaaattaaagagaagaaataaaaagaaaagcgaaaaaaaaaatcatcagtgCCAAACTGGATGTTTGTTCACAGCACATGTTAGCCCGTGATGGAGGGGTCGGGATACATTTTAGACATTGTCATAGGAGCTGACATTTGGATTCCGAGAGATACCACATGCACTGCAATAAGATCACAGATATAACTCATGCGATGACACATGTATAAccacttatttttaaaataatatttattacaaattaaagtATCAATATTCCCTTTAATCCacttaattatagaaaaaaaaaaagtaaaatgacaAAAGTAACCCCGGATGAAAGTTGAAGGTTTTTTGTTTGCAAGGGCATCCCTGTAATTTTCTTGTgcatttataattgaaaaatccaaaagagCCCTCGTACAacaattcattatttatttatttattctaaaagcAATCAAGTACTTTTATTGCGCATAAAAAGGCATAAAGCCCGAACACCCCCAACATCCTTTTGTATTGAAAGAGgcaaattcatgtttttttattgctctAATTCATAGTGCCATTGAATATAGAACTACAGTGTtccattttgatttatttgttatattaaaataatgttttgttttaatagtTCGTGTGGTAATCATAATATTATTGACGTAACTTCCGCACATTTGATGCTTGATGGCGGCCTGAGACTCAATGATTGGTCTTTGCATAAAGGTAAAAATCCTTAGTAAGTTATctatattcaaattaatatatttatgataatcTTTTCTCGTGATTTTTCCTGAATTTtgaattctaaaataataaaaaagagagcaaaCACACTCACCAACGAAACatcctaaaaaatatcaaaatccaaTTCGAGaactctttaataaaaaattattcataaatcATCAAGTTATTCACTacttattaaaaagataaaaattttcataaaaaaaattaaaaaaaattgagttttagttTAGGATTTTACTGccttgaaaattcaaaattattcataaaattaatacgAATGGAAAATGTGATCCAATTAATTTATgggttaaaaaataacttagataattagtaaaaaatataacttgacttaaaaaaaatttaagataatatttttaaaaaatatatattaaaacaacaatatattaaagtaaaacACACAACAATACAAGTTCTTAAACAGGAACACATAACATATACACActccttataattttattctattttttcttacgGTATATTATtctcatatatttattaatttaaaaattagaatatcttctatttttataaGAGACTTGTGTTGTGGGAAAGTTTATGGGCCGGTGATCAAGTCTAatcattttattagtttaaGATTATTGTTGTAAAAAGCTCAATTCATTTTGagatttttcacaacttcatcATATATGAATTAAATTAGTAAACAAATtcagaattaaaaatatatatattatttttcactaTCGGATAGTAACTATAATTTATTAGTATCAAAGATAAAAGTGTCAATTTTATTACTTTCAATaatatatcatgttttttttaaaaatgattattaacaATCACTTCGTTGCCAGCGACAGGCTGACATCACCCACGTAAAATTGAAGAACATTACTTGAATACAAAATGCAAATACACCTTTCCAAAAATTATCCAATtgactgaagaaaaaaaattattagcattAATGCACTActattcaaagaaaaacaaaagaaattggaaAGCATTAAAACGGCATAGTTTTAACCCGAGGATAGTAGCGAATATATTTCCCGCGCATCCCGAAACGTAccaaattgttttaaaagaattgGAAAGCTATTTCGAATCCTTCACTTCTCTAACCATAAAaacatctctctctttctctgtgcCTCCCCTTCTCCGCCGGTGGCAAATTTCAGAGTTGGAGAACAATTTGCAGCCTTCAGTTTCTGTTTGAGCTGCGATTCTACTGAAGGTAAACCACGCTCTGTATATTAAATTTAAGAACAGCACTTTGTGTTTGGTCGTAGATGATCCGGTCTTGTATTAGCGATGTTTTATCGTAcatccatttctttttcctctctcgagtagaaatattatatataaaaagaattattagtTATCATCAATTGCTGATATTACTTCCAATTTCTgtataatttagggttttgttttcctttttctgcCACAAGGAATTGACTCGCATTTTAATCGTCTCATCTTTTACTTATCTAGTGATCGGAATAGACAGAATCGTACTTTGTAggataattatacaaattattgTGATTATAGCTGCGTTTAGCTTGGATTACAATAAGGTATTGTTTGGTGAATTAAGGACTTGTTGGATTTACATACAAGCAAGCAATCATTTCCATGGAAATTTTTATATCTCTTCTTTCGTTTACAATTTGATGTTTGTAATGCTCTTCTTTGCAATGATAGCTGTTATAAGTTCTGTTATAACGCGGTCCTGATTGTCTGTAATGAGTTTATAAGTGCAAGATTTTGTAAAATGCGTATGCTATCTTCTTTCTGCCTGGAATATTCGTGTTTGAATAGTGTTTAGTTGTTGATTTTATCAGCTCCATATGATTGATGCCGTGTGATTTCCACATTTATTTATACTTTCCAAACTGTTATTGAAATATGCCACTCCTGCAGTTGGCTATAGAGAAAATTACTTGAAGGTATTATTTTAAGTAACAAATATCTCATGATACTGTGTATTTGTTGAACAGATACTGTGGACATTTTCTTCGACATCCTTTCtgacctattttttctttttaaattttttgcatGCTTATGTGTTTCTTCCAATTTAACTATATATCTAGAACTGAGGGAACCTTATGATTTTTGACCAGCAACAACGGATATGGAAGGCGAGTCAAGGAAGCGCATGAAGCATGGTGTATGGCTGTTTGTCCTTCACTTTCCAAAGCCTTTACTTGTAATGcaaagttgtatttttttttgtggcagCTTTTGATTGTAATATTTTTCAGATAGATGAGAATGGACAAGAGGTCATAGATGGAGCAGCTCTAGTGATTGTAGAGAAGGAAGAAGCTGAGACAAACATTGTGGGATCTGAAGAGATGGAACTGAACATTGCTCACATTTTCGAAAAGATTGAACACTTCACCCAAATGGTAGTTAGCTTTCAATTCTGCTTTATTTTCGTCCCATTTCTTAGAATATTTTGTACGAAGAGCCATTGATGAATTCCTGCATGTAAAATACCTCCCTTTTTTGGTCGTCAgatgaaaaaaaccaaatgtACCAAGGGGAGGAGATAATTTATATACACCAGCAATGTCCCATTCGTTGATATTTATGTCTAGGCACTTTTGTTTCTTACTAACATTTTATACTTTTGTTATTAATTCATGTAGGTATCTGAGTTACTGGAATCAGGAAAGGCAATGTTTAAGGAGCTGAGTAATGAATTTGAAGAACGTTTGATTTCGTGAGTTCTAAATCTTATTAAATGCAATTTTATCGTTGCATCGTTGCAGCTGTGGTTATTCaatgttttctatattttatggtGTGGCCACAGGATACACAAGGAGCAAATGGAGAAATGGCAGGAGGAGATCAAAGAATTGAGGTTGCTTGATGCCTCAAATGAGGAGGCAAGTGGTATTCTGCACAATGCTAGATACGTGCTCCAAAACCCTCACATTGACTCTTGAAGGTAATTCTAAAGAAGAGCCCATGTAATTTTGTTCACCAGCTCAAGTGGATTTTTGGCAATGTTTTCATTATAAACACAAGTTCTTTCcctagaggaaaaaaataactcagaAGTACTTTGCCACGGAATTGGAGCTGCAATAGGGCTACACATCTGGCTGCTAGGCTCAGCTTGCATGGGCTTGCCTTGTGTTTGAGCCCAGTTCAGAACCTTGCCTTAAGCATTTGGTGGGCATttgggtgggtgggtgggtgtgGGGATTTCTATTGCCTCGAAATGCCTTGAAATAGGAAGCATATTTGCAGCATATGACAAAAGTTTGTATGGTCCATTAGAGCGGAGCTAAAAGTCAGTGTGCTCATGAATTTTTTGAGGtgaaaaaagttaaaagttaGAGCAAgagtaaaatttatttgtagtcACAATGTTTTCTGGGCTGAGCTTAGAGTTAGAGTTTCAATGGTATTGTGGTGGACCTCTTACACCTGCATGTGGAATGGTTGCCTAGTTCTTGAATAAGTTAATGAGCGTAGGTGCAGCTACTCTTTTTAGCTGGGTGGCTTTCTGTGGCCTTAAAATATTGAGTATTTGTTTTGTTGCTGACTGATCCGCGGCTGTTTATTTTGTTGCAAGTGCTTTGTGGAGGAGCTGATACCCAAGTTCAAATGTACAGGTTTGGCTAGATTGTGCAGCAAGAATAAATGAATGAATGTTCCTTTGGCGCCAAAACAAGGTACCTTTCTTTTCAGTGCTGGATGTTATTAAACTAGAAGATACAGTATAGACTATCTTCTAGAATTTTTGCTGCTGCAGAAATTCTTAAGACTTTTCTCTTAGATCTATGTAAAAGGAGCTTAGGGGATACGAAGAGAGGTTCTTGTATGGTTCCTCGTATAATGTAAATGGATTAACCAATGTACTGGCTTATTCAACACTGATCCAAGAAATTTACACGCCGAAGATGCTCTTAACTTTTCTCTATTTCAGTACATATATGCCTTCTGAATTGGAAGAATGTGTACCTCAGTCAGTCCACCGATATGAAATGACTGCTGCGGCACCGAGGATGTTCTCTCTACAGTATAGCTTCTCTGTTTATTTGGTTTCTTGCAGCTACAAATCAGAAAACTCTAGTATACAAAAGTCTGCCTAACCAGGATAGCATATAGGAAAAGAATTACATGCATAGTGGATCAATTGACAATTCCCTGCCCTACCCGGCGGGATTAAAAATTTCTTGTACGTAAAAACATAACGCCAATAATTCTTCGATGTGTCATTAAACCTAATGTGGTTGAATCCGAAATCTCCTTTATACTCTTGcttaacttaaattaaattgtataattttttattttttttgacataaCTCAGTTAATTTGACAggataaaaagaatttaaataattaataaaaatatagtgtgattttaaaaatatttttaaaatgatatttttttaaaaaaaaatattaaaattatgacaCATTAAATTAATCTGAGTTAACTTAGGTTAATTTGTCAACTCGTAACTTGGATCATGAATttcattgagtttaataatttttttttaatttaattatataattaaaaaataaatgtttataaAACCGAGTATCAACTTTTTTCTAAGActatgataatcttataaagtaaatcgaaataaattataaaatctaatttttaataattatgtttttttaaattattttttatttaataatatgataaaaaaataaatacttaaaaaattaagcCAACCCCATGCtagtatgtttttttaatattatgataacaatatacagaataaattaaaattaatcttgaaactcaattcatattaattatattttttcaaaattattttttatttaataatatgataaataatttatttacttaataatataataaaaaataaactattgtaAACTTAGCATTATCTTTAATGCTAGAATGTTTTTTCAAGACAATAATAACATAATAAcctgtataaaaaaatcaaaataaataaaaaatttaatttttaataaacttaatattaaaatataaaaataaaaaaagagtaaaaaacagAAGCTTCCAGTTAGCAGAAACATGTGAGGAGAAGAGTAGCGGTTTTTCCTTGTCAATTACTTCTTGTTAATAGCTATTTCGAAAATGAGAATTGTGTTGAGAGGAATAGCGATTTTGACAACAATGCTTGCGATTATAATTTATTGTCTGATTGGAAGAAAATTAGTGGCATCCCAACTGTACGTAAGTACAACGTAATAACTTTGGATCTCGTCCAAATTTCAGAAAACTTGAACCGACATACGCTTGAATTCTCTCGATCACCATCCCCCATTTATGACTGTTTTATAATCCTAAAATATATTCAACTGATTAGTATGTAACTGGATGTGTGCCCGTGATTCGTCACGAGCCGAGCAAAATTTATACTAAcagcaaataatttttttaaaaacaatattagggtaaaaaaattcaatttccataaataaactaacaaaaatattcatatttaaaCCTACCCATATTATcaaacaacccaatattaacttaatatatatattaaaaaaaaatccctaaaaaACTCAACTTAAatctttaatcttttaaaacttGTATCTCGATGAATCATGAacttaaattcaataaaaaaacttatttcttGTAATGAAAtcgttaaaaatattattaaaaaaaaaccttgtaaaaaaaaaagagcaaagaaaaaattCCAAGAGaatgaaatttgtaaaaaaataaacaatttaaaaataaacataaacaaaataaatagctattaaaataataaaaatcaatcttgaaagaaaataaaataataaaggtgtaattaaaaaatatttgtaattccATAAATTAttcatagattaaaaaaagatgttagaaagtgaaattgaaaacaatgatagataaaccataaaaaataaaataaataaaataaataaaacattattttttttataaaaaaaaaccaagcaaactcgATTAAATCTTGAACTTAGTTAAATCAAGAAGTTTAACCTTTAAAATTCACAACTTATGAAATCTTGAACTTGAGTTAAATCAAGAAACTTAATCTCAaccaattaaagaataaaatcagtgaaaaaatataagtaaaaataacatgcaaaagccaaaaataaataaaaataagaaaaataagaaaaaaatttgcaagaaaaaaaccagggagaatgaaatttgaattttttttttttaaaaaaattcacaccAAACAAcataaattacaattaaaaactgaatttgaaagattaaaaaaattattagggtgaaattaaaaaataattataatttaatagattatttatatatttaaaaatgatagttgagtgaaataaaaaaaattaaacgattatttatagattaaaaaatgataggggtgaaattgaaatttttttttgaattattagcaTTATTGAAGGCTTTATTCATTCGAAGATAAATTCTAAGAAAATAAgttcaaaatcattttgaaaatttcgCGTACACTAAAAAATgtcaatgataaaatttaacatgttaCATGCAAAATgaaaactttaaatataaataaagccATAACTCAGATAAAATGTAaattcattatcatcatcaggTCTTTTGCGAGAAGGTATAGTTTATGTGATGATTTAATCTGGACCTATAATAGCCATGGCAAATGGATCGAGCATGGCTTTATTTCACTAGAGCTAATCTACATTATCATATAATCTGCGCTGCAATGCAGATGTGAACAAACACGGTTCTacactttcttatttttaaaacagcTGAAATAGTTTCacagatgaaaagaaaaaccaaagccTTCATACGATATAGGTTGCTTAAACCGAACACGCtagaacattaaattaaaactacAGCTAAGCCCCATTCTGCCACAACCTTCTACCCATACCTTATAGATGTAAAGTACCGTCGGCCTCAATTTGTCAATTGACAACCATGATTTGCACGAGCTGgcaaaaggataaaaacaaaaaggccTTGAGAATCCTGATTTCTCAAACAGAAAGCAGTTCATAATAAACGGAAAGTAGTTGGTGGCTAAGGAAATGCACATTCACCATAAGTGTAAGGTTCCAACCACTAACCTGCAAGTTATTTGCAAAACGAGGGATTGGTGACATTTCCAATCTAATTACCCAATCCCTGTCTTGCTGCATGACCATACAGGCAAGTTGAATCATGAGTGGTTGCAGTTACCATGCCATCTTATGTTGCTAAGAAAACATTTTGAAGCAGCAAAGGTTACAACAAAAAATGAGCCATCCTTGCCAAATTACTTTTCT is a window encoding:
- the LOC133681478 gene encoding LOW QUALITY PROTEIN: uncharacterized protein LOC133681478 (The sequence of the model RefSeq protein was modified relative to this genomic sequence to represent the inferred CDS: inserted 2 bases in 1 codon), giving the protein MEGESRKRMKHGIDENGQEVIDGAALVIVEKEEAETNIVGSEEMELNIAHIFEKIEHFTQMVSELLESGKAMFKELSNEFEERLISIHKEQMEKWQEEIKELRLLDAXQMRRQVVFCTMLDTCSKTLTLTLEGLARLCSKNK